The nucleotide window TGAAGGAAACGGAGATTCAGGACGGGGACACCGGGGGCGTCGCCTATCCGGCGCCTCACGAGGCTCACGAGAAGCTGGCCGCGCTGATCAACGCGGACCCTTCCGAGGTCGCCATCACGAGGAATTCAACCGAGAGCATGAACATCATCGCGCTCGGCCTCGACCTGAAACCGGAAGACGAGATCCTGACGACGACCCACGAGCACTACGGCGGCTGGTCCTGCTGGCAGCACCGGCACGCACAATTCGGCAACCCGATCCGGAAGCTCGACCTGTACGACCCGCCGGAAGACGAGGACGAGATCGTCCGGCTGTTCGAGGAAGCCATACGACCGGAAACCCGCGTGCTCAGCTTCTGCCACGTCACCTGCACGACGGCCTGGCGCCTGCCCGTCCGGAAGATCTGCGCCATGGCCCGCGAGCGCGGGCTCATCACCGTGGTCGACGGGGCGCAGTCGGTAGGCATGATCGCGGTCGACGTGAAGGACCTCGGCGGCGACTTTTACGTGAGCAGCACGCACAAGTGGCTGTTTACGCCCAAGGGCACGGGCCTGCTGTACGTGGATGACGCCGCACAGGACAAGATCGGACTGGGTTACTACACGGGCGGCGGCCGGCCGACGGCGAGGCGGTTCGAGAACAACGCATCCCAGAGTCACGCACCGCTTGTGGGATTCGCCGTGGCCGTGGATTTCCACAACGCCATCGGCACCAGCCTGGTCGAGGACCGCGGCGCGGCCATGGCGAAATGGCTCAAGACCCGGCTTTCCGACATACCCGGCGTTCGGGTCTGGACGCCGATGAACCGCGCACTGTCCGCGTCCATGGTATCATTTTCCATCGCCGGCATGACCTCCTCCGACGTGGGCACGCCGCTCCGGGAAAGGTACCGGATCCACAGCCGCGGGCTGTACGAAGGGGGCTACCACGGCGCACGCATTTCCTGCGCCATGCACAATAGCTACGAAGAAATGGAGCGAGTCGCCGGAGCCGTG belongs to Gemmatimonadota bacterium and includes:
- a CDS encoding aminotransferase class V-fold PLP-dependent enzyme; the protein is MTRDRMMRARPCRSSGATHFAPKIYAGDGEMGMAKGRQTSGRKKSAEDSRSGRTGRTGRMADTIEELDGMLAGAGPAEADNENYWQAVRAQFPYNGSIHYTNNGTIGILPHMVLQAQIAVLKETEIQDGDTGGVAYPAPHEAHEKLAALINADPSEVAITRNSTESMNIIALGLDLKPEDEILTTTHEHYGGWSCWQHRHAQFGNPIRKLDLYDPPEDEDEIVRLFEEAIRPETRVLSFCHVTCTTAWRLPVRKICAMARERGLITVVDGAQSVGMIAVDVKDLGGDFYVSSTHKWLFTPKGTGLLYVDDAAQDKIGLGYYTGGGRPTARRFENNASQSHAPLVGFAVAVDFHNAIGTSLVEDRGAAMAKWLKTRLSDIPGVRVWTPMNRALSASMVSFSIAGMTSSDVGTPLRERYRIHSRGLYEGGYHGARISCAMHNSYEEMERVAGAVREIAANRC